One genomic window of Streptomyces sp. NBC_01276 includes the following:
- a CDS encoding phosphotransferase enzyme family protein has protein sequence MDEARARDVLTEAGLTGAAELLAFGENAVFAVDGLVVKVGREAGLLPRAERELAVADWLAGAGVPAVRAAEPAPRLVAGHPVTLWHRLPDAVRPAGPEDLAALLRPLHALPAPPFALPPRDLLDGVERWLRLAGGAIDPGDAAYLRARRDGYAAEVAALTPHLTPGPIHGDALPRNVHVGPDGPVLVDLETVSADLREHDLVVMALSRDRYGLPADAYRAFTDAYGWDVREWEGCAVLRGARETASCAWVSQHAPSNPKALAEFRRRVASLREGDAETRWHPF, from the coding sequence ATGGACGAGGCGCGGGCCAGGGACGTACTGACGGAGGCCGGCCTCACCGGAGCCGCCGAACTGCTCGCCTTCGGGGAGAACGCGGTCTTCGCCGTCGACGGCCTCGTGGTGAAGGTGGGCCGCGAAGCGGGGCTGCTCCCCCGGGCCGAACGGGAGCTGGCGGTGGCCGACTGGCTCGCCGGAGCCGGCGTCCCGGCGGTGCGCGCGGCCGAGCCCGCGCCCCGGCTGGTGGCCGGCCACCCGGTGACCCTGTGGCACCGGCTCCCCGACGCGGTCCGGCCAGCGGGCCCCGAGGACCTCGCGGCCCTGCTGCGCCCGCTGCACGCCCTGCCCGCGCCGCCCTTCGCCCTGCCCCCGCGCGACCTGCTGGACGGCGTGGAACGCTGGCTGCGGCTCGCCGGCGGCGCCATCGACCCCGGGGACGCGGCGTACCTGCGGGCCCGGCGCGACGGTTACGCGGCCGAGGTGGCCGCGCTCACCCCGCACCTGACCCCCGGTCCGATCCACGGCGACGCCCTGCCCCGCAACGTCCACGTGGGCCCCGACGGACCTGTGCTGGTGGACCTGGAGACCGTCTCGGCCGACCTGCGCGAGCACGACCTGGTCGTGATGGCGCTCTCCCGGGACCGGTACGGGCTGCCCGCGGACGCGTACCGGGCCTTCACGGACGCCTACGGATGGGACGTACGGGAGTGGGAGGGGTGCGCGGTGCTGCGCGGCGCCCGCGAGACGGCGAGCTGCGCCTGGGTCTCCCAGCACGCCCCGTCCAACCCCAAGGCCCTGGCCGAGTTCCGCCGCAGGGTGGCCTCGCTGCGCGAGGGGGACGCGGAAACGCGCTGGCATCCCTTCTAG